Part of the Aquila chrysaetos chrysaetos chromosome Z, bAquChr1.4, whole genome shotgun sequence genome is shown below.
CAGCTAACTGAACAGCCATTTTGGTCCTTGCACTTCATATggataaagaaatattttcctaaagtAAGCTGCTGAGAAAGGCACTGAGAAAGTTATTcgttttgtttctgttgtagGTTCAAATTCCAGATGAAAAGGGTCTCCAAATTGTTGtaaattttctctctcctccccccatGTCAGAGTGAGATTAAGTTCTGTTTCCCTGACAAACACTTTGCAAAATGGCTGCCACTCTCACATGTGGACTTTCTATATCTTCCTGAAAAATTTAACCTCTGCAGGAATTTACGAATTATGAAATTTATAAGCACTTTTGCACTTCTAtgataaataaaaccaaatatttgtAGTCCATAACCAAATTCTCTCGAGAAAGAAAATAACGAGAAAACCTATTGTCTCAAGGTATTTTCTACAGTGTTAAGACTCGATTTATAGAGGTTAAAATTCCATTGAAAACAACCAGGACAATGCGGGAAGTAAAACCCCAAGTGTCacattcttctgtttgtttgcttgttgtttttgtttgtttcttttttgttttgcttttgttcaatCGTGCGTGATCAGACCTTGCCAGaagtttctgcttttggttCAGCTGCAGAGTGGCATTGGGGCTTCAGAAGGAAAGTTTTGTGCGTTACCCGTGGGTACTCAAGAGCTTCCCTtgctcctgtgagaagcagcGCAGGTTTAGCCAGagctgagaaagagagagagaaaaagggctCGATCAAGAACTCGGGAGGGGGGGAAATCCACACCGGGCACTGAAAAGAGCCAAACCACTGCCAGGGCCGTTACACCCAACTAACTGCCTTGTCAGGCGGTGCTTGCTGTGCTGCGAGCCCCGCTCTCCAGGGGTAAATCAGTAACGCACCCTAAGCGGCAGGAGGCTTAACGCAAGGCTCCTGAGGGCTGTCACAGAATACACAGTGTGCATAGATATATACAGTGTGTGTGCGCGCCTgtctgtgtgtacatatatatgtgtgtttgtatacaCACAGACAGGCACACGCACTATTTATGGTACAATGAATGGTACATATATAGGTGGTATATGTAAATGGCATACagattgtgtgtgtgtatgtatacctacgtatatatgtgtgtacatacatatgtatgtgtgcgTGCGTATACACACCCCACAAGTACTGTGTATGCCATGGTATCTAGAAATGGCACAAAAAGTGGAACAGAACGTACGGACGTGTAGCACCTAGTCTGGAAGTCACAGGCATCGCAGCTAGTATTTTATCATAGAACACCCCAGGTTGGACGGCACCCACCCCGACGGATGGTCGAGTACAGCCGTGCGCACCGACGCGGGTCACAGCTACAAAGAGCTGACGCAGGAAAACTATGCCCAGAAGACATCCCAGCCCCGCAGCCTCCCAGCCCACAGCCGCCGCCGTCCCCACTACCCACCCCACCTGCCCCGCCGCGGCTCTCCGCAGCCGCGCTGCTCCGCGCAGCTCCGCGGCTgagcgggcggggcgggcgccgccgccgccgccgctgacGCTGTCTCTCCCCGCAGGTGATGATGCTGGGCAGCCCGCGGGTGGccgagctgctgctgcagcgcGGAGCCGACCCCAACCGCCCCGACCCGCGCACCGGATCCCTCCCGGCCCACGACGCGGCCCGCGCTGGCTTCCTGGAGACGCTGGCGGCGCTGCACCGCGCCGGGGCGCGCCTCGACCTGCCCGACGGCCGCGGCCGCCTCCCCCTCGAcgtggcggcgggggggccgcACGGACCGGTGGGCCGCTACCTGCGCCACCCGCcgcccgtccccgccgccgcaCCGGGAGCCGGGACGGCCGCGGAGGCGGCTGCGCCCTGacccaccccccgccccgcccgctgCCCGGCGCTCgtcccgcccccctccccggggcagcGCCCGAAGCCCC
Proteins encoded:
- the LOC115337409 gene encoding cyclin-dependent kinase 4 inhibitor B-like isoform X2, whose translation is MQGSPRSEGSGDRLCSAAACGDREEVRKLLDAGADPNGTNSFGRTPLQVMMLGSPRVAELLLQRGADPNRPDPRTGSLPAHDAARAGFLETLAALHRAGARLDLPDGRGRLPLDVAAGGPHGPVGRYLRHPPPVPAAAPGAGTAAEAAAP
- the LOC115337409 gene encoding cyclin-dependent kinase 4 inhibitor B-like isoform X1, with the translated sequence MEGERADSPVGPRRGGISSAARRGLRRTHDPPDKVHRPLSARPQPAPGPGAGLAHPPRCRLGAGAVPAAAARPAAGPAEAAPREPPAQVMMLGSPRVAELLLQRGADPNRPDPRTGSLPAHDAARAGFLETLAALHRAGARLDLPDGRGRLPLDVAAGGPHGPVGRYLRHPPPVPAAAPGAGTAAEAAAP